One genomic region from Reichenbachiella ulvae encodes:
- a CDS encoding tetratricopeptide repeat protein — MSLHRWLVLAGGVVLIIILFNLPKVVVDNDAADVELAGSQEDNQVEKAHTFNFSEEDQIRRDSLLQLIAFSDKEKSIIFADSLARLYLSYNELDSASYFADLVAELDKTVEGQAKAGEIYFQLFGIALNQADLAKYAKKAQACFEVVLSQRNDPDTRAKLAMTKVVSDNPMQGITMLREILEEYPENTTALYSLGMFSVQSGQYDKAVGRFEKLMTIDPSNQQAAFLLATSYFELSQFDKAEQWFQSIKKTSTDPAILSSTDQYLKKLNEL; from the coding sequence ATGTCATTGCACCGCTGGTTAGTTTTAGCAGGAGGCGTTGTCCTCATTATCATTCTTTTCAACCTGCCCAAAGTGGTGGTGGATAATGATGCTGCAGATGTAGAATTGGCCGGCTCACAAGAGGACAATCAAGTAGAAAAGGCACATACTTTTAACTTTTCGGAAGAGGATCAAATCAGGCGGGATTCCCTGCTCCAGTTGATTGCGTTTTCTGATAAAGAAAAAAGTATTATCTTTGCGGACTCTTTGGCAAGATTGTACCTGTCTTACAACGAGTTAGACAGTGCTTCGTATTTTGCGGACCTGGTAGCTGAGTTGGATAAGACTGTGGAAGGTCAGGCTAAAGCAGGAGAAATTTATTTCCAGCTTTTCGGAATAGCACTGAATCAAGCGGATTTGGCTAAGTACGCCAAGAAAGCTCAGGCTTGTTTTGAAGTGGTTTTGTCTCAAAGAAACGATCCAGACACAAGGGCCAAGTTGGCCATGACGAAGGTAGTTTCTGACAATCCAATGCAGGGGATAACTATGCTAAGGGAGATACTAGAAGAGTATCCGGAAAATACGACGGCTTTGTATAGTTTAGGCATGTTTTCAGTACAGTCTGGACAATATGACAAGGCAGTTGGAAGATTTGAGAAATTGATGACTATTGATCCATCGAACCAGCAAGCAGCCTTTTTATTGGCTACTAGTTATTTCGAGCTAAGTCAGTTTGACAAGGCGGAGCAGTGGTTTCAAAGTATAAAAAAGACTAGTACTGATCCAGCGATTTTATCATCTACGGATCAATACTTGAAGAAATTAAACGAATTGTAA
- a CDS encoding HU family DNA-binding protein — protein MTKADVINEIAEKTGIDRLDVQASVEAFFSVVKNSMAEGENIYVRGFGSFVNKKRAKKIARNISQNTAMVIDEHYIPSFKPSKVFVEKIKTSDKIG, from the coding sequence GTGACGAAAGCAGATGTGATCAACGAGATCGCCGAGAAAACAGGAATAGACAGATTGGATGTTCAAGCTTCAGTAGAAGCGTTCTTTAGCGTAGTTAAAAACTCCATGGCGGAAGGCGAAAACATTTATGTTCGTGGTTTTGGAAGTTTCGTAAATAAGAAGAGAGCAAAGAAAATTGCAAGAAACATTTCTCAAAACACAGCAATGGTAATAGACGAACATTATATCCCGAGCTTTAAGCCTTCAAAAGTGTTCGTAGAAAAAATCAAAACAAGCGATAAAATAGGCTAA
- a CDS encoding Rne/Rng family ribonuclease → MSTELIINSTQNGCRIALLKDKKLTEYHQDDDGHQFNVGDIYLGQVKKVVPGLNAAFVDIGYEKDAFLHYLDLGPQLQSLNKCTKLILSGKMSGKNLNGFKRLPDINKLGKMNQVLSKNQRVLVQVVKEPISTKGPRLSSELSIAGRYIVLVPFSDSVSVSKKIADSNERKRLLRLIKSIKPENFGIIIRTVAQGKDVAELDRDLTSLVDKWSKGMQRLKKVKPNEKVIGEINRANSILRDVLNESFDSIVIDDKTLYHEVRNFIREIAPEKEKSTKLYNGRAKVFEAYGIEKQLKGLFGQSVSIDGGGYLIIEHTEALHVIDVNSGNKSNAEDNQESTALKVNMDAAKEIARQLRLRDMGGIIVIDFIDMRKVENKKLLFQKMKDEMKTDRSKFTVLPLSKFGLMQITRQRVRPELNIKTREVCPSCNGSGKITASILVTDQIEKDIEHLMTKQNEKKLTIALHPYLYAYFTSGLVSRRMKWYFKYKRWISLAEDSSKAILEYNFINGLGEEIAL, encoded by the coding sequence TTGAGTACAGAATTAATTATTAATTCAACTCAGAATGGATGTCGAATAGCCCTTTTAAAAGACAAAAAATTAACCGAGTACCATCAGGATGATGATGGTCACCAGTTCAACGTAGGTGACATTTATCTTGGGCAAGTCAAAAAAGTCGTGCCTGGGCTAAATGCCGCCTTTGTTGATATTGGGTATGAAAAAGATGCGTTTCTGCATTATTTGGATCTCGGTCCCCAGCTTCAGTCGCTTAACAAGTGTACCAAGCTGATCCTATCCGGTAAAATGAGCGGCAAGAATCTGAATGGATTCAAGCGCCTACCTGATATCAATAAGTTGGGGAAAATGAACCAGGTTTTATCTAAAAACCAGAGAGTTCTCGTTCAGGTTGTAAAAGAACCTATATCTACAAAAGGGCCAAGACTATCCAGTGAGTTGTCTATTGCTGGAAGATACATCGTTCTGGTTCCGTTTTCTGATTCGGTAAGTGTATCGAAGAAAATAGCGGACAGTAACGAAAGAAAGAGATTGCTTCGACTTATCAAGTCGATCAAACCAGAGAATTTTGGAATCATTATCCGTACAGTTGCACAAGGAAAAGATGTAGCTGAATTGGATAGGGATTTGACCAGCTTGGTGGACAAGTGGTCTAAAGGCATGCAACGCCTCAAAAAGGTGAAGCCTAACGAAAAAGTAATCGGTGAAATCAACCGAGCCAATTCTATCCTAAGAGACGTCCTCAATGAATCTTTTGACAGCATAGTGATAGATGATAAAACACTCTATCATGAAGTCAGAAATTTCATAAGAGAGATAGCTCCGGAGAAAGAAAAAAGCACCAAACTATACAACGGAAGAGCCAAGGTTTTTGAAGCCTATGGTATTGAAAAGCAGCTGAAAGGTCTGTTTGGTCAATCAGTAAGTATAGACGGTGGGGGCTACCTGATCATAGAACATACGGAAGCATTGCACGTGATAGACGTGAACAGCGGAAACAAGTCCAATGCAGAAGATAATCAGGAAAGCACAGCCCTAAAAGTAAACATGGATGCGGCTAAAGAAATAGCCCGCCAGCTTCGCCTAAGAGATATGGGTGGAATCATCGTAATCGACTTTATCGATATGCGAAAAGTAGAGAATAAGAAACTACTTTTCCAAAAGATGAAAGATGAGATGAAAACGGATCGATCCAAGTTTACCGTTTTGCCTTTGTCAAAGTTTGGTTTGATGCAAATCACCAGACAGAGGGTTCGTCCTGAATTGAATATCAAAACCAGAGAAGTATGTCCATCTTGTAATGGATCTGGTAAAATTACCGCTTCTATTTTGGTAACAGATCAAATCGAAAAGGACATCGAGCACTTGATGACCAAGCAAAATGAAAAGAAATTGACCATTGCGCTTCATCCTTATTTGTATGCTTATTTTACCAGTGGCCTGGTTTCCAGGAGAATGAAATGGTACTTTAAGTACAAACGCTGGATTAGCCTGGCAGAAGATTCATCAAAAGCCATTTTGGAGTATAACTTCATCAATGGCCTAGGAGAAGAGATTGCACTTTAA
- a CDS encoding porin family protein, with the protein MKKYLVLIPALFIVSVAICQPKIGLTVSPGFSFTRTKYLPNDDTQIDKGDQAFRAKFGLEFDFPLTNNYSFSTGLIYAPKKVSVKASMFNEATTSIINQKEEYKAQYLQIPLTLKLFTSEIQPDLRVFFQLGFMGEILLYNEPMDRDNVLVEEFRFFDVSFTGGAGLEFGPEINSQLYGGIFYDRGLVNIIKGQNGDISDDLAVRMDMIHLKLGIKF; encoded by the coding sequence ATGAAGAAATACCTCGTCCTAATCCCAGCACTTTTCATAGTATCAGTAGCCATCTGCCAACCGAAGATCGGCCTGACTGTGTCACCAGGTTTTTCCTTCACCAGAACCAAATATTTACCCAACGATGATACCCAGATAGATAAAGGGGATCAAGCATTTCGTGCGAAATTCGGATTGGAATTTGACTTTCCATTGACTAACAATTATTCCTTTAGCACCGGTTTGATATATGCCCCAAAAAAGGTATCGGTGAAAGCCTCCATGTTTAATGAAGCAACTACCTCCATTATCAATCAAAAAGAAGAGTATAAAGCCCAATACCTACAAATTCCGCTGACATTAAAACTATTCACAAGTGAAATTCAGCCAGATCTTAGAGTGTTTTTCCAACTTGGTTTTATGGGAGAAATCCTTCTCTACAATGAACCCATGGATCGTGACAATGTATTGGTTGAGGAATTCAGGTTTTTCGATGTCTCCTTCACAGGAGGTGCCGGATTAGAGTTCGGACCTGAGATCAATTCTCAACTCTACGGTGGTATATTTTATGACCGAGGTTTGGTAAATATCATCAAAGGTCAGAATGGCGATATATCAGATGATCTGGCAGTTCGAATGGATATGATTCATTTGAAACTGGGTATCAAGTTCTAA